CAAGGCGCTCGACGAGGGCGCGAATCCGAACGATCTCTTCGATTCGACGGAGGGGTACTGTTCGTGGTCGGCCGATCAGTCGTTCCATATCCGCGTCACCGTCGAGCCCGCCGGGGGTGATGGCGCATGACCCAGATGGGGATGGCTATCGACTTAGAGCGCTGTCAGGGCTGTCGGGCCTGCGTACTGGCCTGCAAGACGGAAAACGACACGCCCCGCGGCGCGTTCTGGATGAACGTCTTCCGCCACGAGGAAGGCGAGTTCCCGGACGTAGACCAGGGCTTTACGCCGAACCCGTGTCATCACTGTTCGGAGCCGTCCTGTGCGGAGGTCTGTCCGACGACGGCCCGCTTCAAGCGGGAGTCGGACGGGATCGTCCTCACGGATTACGACACCTGTATCGGCTGTCGGTACTGCGAGGTCGGCTGTCCGTACGGCGTCAACTACTTCCAGTGGCGTGACTCCCCGGAGGGACAGTACGGCTTCGCAACTGGCGACGAACTCGTCGACGAGGTCCATCAGAACCTACAGGAACTCGACGACGAGTTCGAGGGCAGCGATCGACCGTGGGCCGACCACAGCCTGAGCGAGACCCAGGAGCCACGCGGAAACAAGCTGGGCGGCGGCGACCACAAGGTCGGCACGATGGGCAAGTGTACGTTCTGTGTTCACCGACAGGACGGCGACGACGAGGAGCTCCGGGGGACGACCGCCTGCGAGGAAGTCTGTCCGACCAACGTCATTCACTTCGGAGATATGGAGGATCCGGAGAGCAAGCCCCGCCAGCACCTCGAGGCCAAGGGACGTACACAGCAGTGGAAGATGCTCAAAGAGACCGGCAACGAGCCGAACGTCGTCTATCTCGGCGATCAGCCGACCAGCGACGCTCGAAACATGGAAGACGACTACAAGGATCCGGACGAGGCGATCGACGCCGAGACCGAGCGCGAACCCCAGTACCTCGCGGCCGACGGAGGTGAGATCCAATGAGTGCGATCGATGCGGATATCGAGCGACTCACGGAACCGCTCCGCGGAACCTCGACCAAGTTCTACGTCGCACTCGCCATTGCAGCGATCCTCTCGTTCGCGACGGCGGCCGCGTATTTCACCCAGCTCCGGTTCGGGATGGCCGTCACCGGCCTTCGCGGCTGGGGAACCCAGGGTGGCGTCCCGTGGGGGCTGTACATCGGGACGTTCATCTGGTGGATCGGGATCGCCCACGGCGGCGTTGCGATCTCCGCTGCAGTCAGGTTGTTCGATTTCGAGGAGTTCCTGCCGATCGCCCGAATCGCCGAAATCCTCACCCTGATCGCGCTCCCGATGGCAGCGACGAACATCCTGTTCGACATCGGCCGCCCCGACACGCTCTGGGTGATGATCGCCAACTGGCCCTCGACGGTCCAGAGTTCGCCGCTGACCTGGGATATGACGGCGACGTTCCTCTATTTCATTATGGCAGGAACGTACCTCATCATCACGCTGCGAAACGATATCTACGACTGTCGGCAACGCGATACGCTACCGTCGGCCTTTGAGCCACTCTACAAACTGTTGCTGGTCGGCTACCGACCCAGTGAGCGCGAAAAGACCCACCAGATGGCGTGGTGGATGGCGATCGGTATCCTGTTACTCGTCCCGTTGATGAGCGGTGGCGTGGTCCCGTGGCTGTTTGCAACGATGGGAATGCACCCCGGCTGGTTCGGTGCCTCCCACGGACCCGCGATGTTCGCGGAGTCGATGACCTCCGCCATCGCCGCCGTGGTGATCACTGCGGCCGTGTTCCGGTGGGCCTACGGCTGGGACGACGTGATCAGCGACGATATTTTCCGCGGCCTGAACAAGGCGCTGATCGTGCTCGTGCTTGTGACTCTGTGGTTCCTCGCTCAGAGTCTCGTCACCGGCTCCTACCCGGCTGCACCCGCCGACACAGGTCAGATCACCGAGTCGCTCGTGAGCGGCGGTATGGCGGTGCCGTTCTGGCTCTCCGTCGGCGGCCTGCTCATCGGACTGGGGTACTTCGTCGCGCAGGCGCTCCAACCGTCGCTGTTCAGCGTCGCAGCCTCGGTGGTCGCCGCCGTCCTCGTGACCACGGCGATCCTGCTGAAGAAGATCGTCTTCGTCGTCGAAGGGCTGCTTTACCCGACGCAAGAGCCACTCGCAAGTATGTTTACCGAAAACAGTTACTGGCCGACACTCACCGAATTGACGATGGCGTTCGGAACGATCGCCGTTGCCGTGCTCATCTTCCTCGTGGTCACGAAAATGATCCCGATCGTCGAACTCGAGCACGCCAGAGCGCCACCTGATGAGACCGAAGACGCCGACGCGGAGGTGACCGACGCATGAGCCTCGGTCTGTGGGTAATGTTCGGCCTTGTGCTCGTGCCGCTGTACGTGACGCTGCTCGGCTGGTTCCTCGGGGAGCCGCGAGATCACCGAACTGCCGGCATCGGCGTCGGGATCCTGGCAGGTCTGCTCCTGTTGATGATCCTCGGCGCGCTCATCCCGATCGGCTTCCAGGTGATCATCCCCGGATGATCACACCGCCGATCCCGTATCGACATGCAACCGCCGTTTCGTCGGAGTACCGGATGCGACGCCATCGTTCCGTTATGAAACTGCACCCTTCCGAACGACCACACGATCTATGAACCGAGACCCGCAGACAACTGAAGAGGCGGACCTGACTGAGATCGGTGCGCTGCTGGCACCGGCCTACCGAACGCTCGGACAGCTCTACCTCGAGCCACCCGCGGAGCCAACGGTCGACGCGATCCGAACGTGGTGTGAACGAGTCACTGACGGATCGCTTCCACCGGACATAGAGGAGGCCGTCGATACCATCGGAACAGCCGAAACCGACCCCGATACCCTCCGGTCTGCGTTTACGAGACTGTTACAGGGCGTCAGCTACGGCGAGTCGACGCCGCCGCCGTACGAATCGATGTACGTCGACGAGATGCTCAACGGCCCGAGCACGACCGAAGTCGAGGCGTTTTACTTCGAGATGGGAGTCGACCTCGCCGTCGAGGACGAACTGATCGATCACGCGGGTTACGAGCTGTCGTTCCTCGCCGAACTCTGTGAACGCGGCGACCGGGAGGCCCAACTCGGGTTCATCAGAACGCATCTCGGGGACTGGTTACCCGAATTTCACGAGGTCGCGATGGATGAACGCGGGGGCGGCGAGCCGCCGGCGTTCTACCGCGGCGTCTTCTCGCTGACCGAATCGCTGCTCGAGTTACACGCCGAAATGCTGGAGGAAGACGATGACTGACGACGCCGATGTTGGCGCGTTCGTCTGCTCGTGTGCCGACACCTGCGACATCGACCTCGAGACGGCTCGCGAGCGGGTCGACGGCGTCTCGATGGCGGCGAGCTCCGATCTCCTCTGTGAGGGAGACACCGTCCGTGACGTCTGCAGCGTCGTCGAGGATCGCGACCTCGAGGAGCTCATCCTCACCTGTCCCGCCGCAGCGGGACAGGAACGACTCGAGCGCATCGAACGGGAGACCGGGGCGACCGTCCACTTCGTCGACCAGCGCGAGGGGGCTGGCTGGGTCCACGACGAGCCGGCGGCCACGGAGAAGACGGCACGGCTAGTCAACGCCGCCCGTGCGGGACTCGACGTCGGCAGCGAGCCCACCCCGATCGGCGAAACCGTCGGGCGATCCGTCGCCGTCGTCGGCGACGCACAACTGGCCGCCGCCATGCCGGAATCCGCCGAGGTCTCGCTGATCGCAGACGGACGGGAGTTCGACGACGTTAGTACCGATCTCTCGGACGTCCGATTCGAGCGCGGCCGCGTCCTCGATGTCTCGGGCTCGCTCGGGGAGATCGAAGTCACGCTCGAGGCGCGAGTTACAGAGGACTGTATCGACTGCATGGACTGCGTCCGCGTCGATCCCGATGACGTGGTCACGCGGACACCGATCGACATCAGTCCGGACGCCTCGGGCGGCGAGTGGACCGACGTCTGCCCGACCGATGCGATCGATCTCGAGGGCGTCCGGCGAACCGTTTCGTTCGACCAGGTCGTCCACCCGGGGGGCGAGGACAACACCCCCGGAGGAACCACCGGCTACCACACCGACGCCGATCTCGGGACGATCGCGGCCGTCAGCGACCTGCTAGAGCCCGATCGGTCGTCGTTCCTCGATCTCGAGATGGACGTCTGTGCCTCGGGTGACTCCGGACAGGAGGGGTGTCGGGCCTGTTACGACGCCTGTCCCCACGATGCGGTGTCGAAGCCCGCACCGCACGAAGTGGAGTTCGATCTTTCGGCCTGCCAGAACTGCGGGGCCTGTACGAGTTCCTGTCCAACCGGGGCGGTCGACCTCGCGGACCGATCCAACGAGCGGATCGCTCGCGAGGTCGAAGCGCTCGTCGACGAGGAACCGAGCGGGGGGCTGCTCGACTGGTCGTCGACGACCGCAATCGACCCGCAAGTCGTCGCGTTTGTCTGTTCGGAGCGGGCCGAGACGGCGCTGTCGAGATACGGTCAGATGGCCGCAAGCGGCCGGGAAGACGTTTCCTACCCGCCGATCCTTCCCGTTCGCGTGAACTGTACCGACACGGTCGGGCAGGCCCACGTCCTGCACGCGCTCGCTGCCGGTGCCGACGGCGTGACGATCGTCGGCTGTGGCAACGACTGTGCGCACTCCGGTCCCGATCCGAAAGCCGAACTTGTCGAGCGGTTGAACGCCGCGACGACCGATCTCGGACTAGGCGAGCGCGTCAGGTTCCTCGCACCCAATTCCGAGACGTCTGGCGAGTTCGCCCACTCGCTGTCGGCGTTCGTCGAGGAACTGACGGAAACGCCGATCCCGCCGGGCGAACACGAGGCTTCGGGGACGTCCCTCACCGCCGAGGACGACCTGCCCGCCTACGGCAACCGTGTTTGGTCCCTCGAGAGCATCCGGACGATCCTCGAGTACGTCGACCCCGGACGGGAGCGGATCCGCGGCCTCGAAAACTTCGGGACGATGTCGGTCAGCGACGCCTGCGGCCTGACTCCGACCTGCGCGAACCTCTGTCCGACCGGCGCGATCCGCCGGGAGGACGGCGAGGGAACGCTCGAGTTCAGCCACGAGCGGTGCGTCGACTGCGGGCTCTGTGAGACCGGCTGTCCCGAGAGCGCGATCACGATGGAGACGGGCCTCGACATCGAACTCTTGCCGGAGGAAAACGGCGGCGACGCCTGGACGACCGTCCACGAAGCGGAGCTGTTCGAGTGTCGAAGCTGTGGCGCGGTCGTCGCCAGCGTCTCGACCGTCGAGGACCTGAAAGCCCAACTTCCGGACGGGCAGATGGACGGCGTCGAGGGCCACATGGCGGAGTACTGTAGCGACTGTAAGGGCGATCTTGCGTTCAAATTATGAACACGACCGACTCGACGACACGACTCACGACGGACCGACCGATGGCCGACAACCGACCGAGAAATCTTCCCGGGGTGACACGACCATGACCGTCACCGAATCACGGCTTCGCGAGCGACTCCGAGACGTCGAGGACCCTGCTCTCGGTATCGACATCGTCTCGTTGGGGCTGGTCACCGACCTCCGCATCGACGACGGCGTCGCCGAGATCACCCTCGCGTTCAACGCGCCCTACGCGACCGACGAGATGGAGATGGGTGACCGAATCCGAGAGGTCGCCGCCGACCTCGGCCTCGAGACCAGACTATCCGTGACCGTTCCTCAGCGCGATTCCGCGAACCCGCTTCCCGGTGTGCGAAACGTTATCGCCGTCTCCTCCGGGAAGGGTGGCGTCGGCAAGACGACCGTCGCGACGAACCTCGCGGCCGGACTCGCCGACGAGGGAGCACGTGTCGGCCTGCTCGACGGCGACATTTACGGCCCAAACGTCCCGAAGATGATCGGGATCGACGGCGAACCGGGGATGACCGACGACGGGAGCCTGGTACCGCCGGAGGCCTACGGCGTGAAGGTGATCAGCATGGCATTTCTGACTCGAGACGGCGACGATCCGGCCGTGTTGCGGGGGCCGATGGTCGACAAGATCCTCATCCGACTCATCGAGGACGTCGAGTGGGGCCGGCTCGATTACCTCGTGGTCGATCTCCCGCCGGGGACCGGCGACGCCCAGCTCACGCTGGTTCAGACGCTGCCGGTGGCCGGCTCCGTCGTCGTAACGACGCCCGAAGACGTCGCCCTCGACGACGTCCGAAAGGGGATCGAGATGTTCCGGAACCACGACACGCCCGTCCTCGGAATCGCCGAGAACATGAGTGCGTACCACTGTCCTGACTGCGGCGGCGAACACGCCCTGTTCGGCAGCGGCGGCGGCCGAGAGGTCGCCGAGACGTACGGCGTCCCGCTGCTCGAGGAGATTCCGATGAACCCCGAAATCAGGACCCGGAGCGATGACGGCGCCCCGGTCGTCTGTTGGGATACCGATGCTTCGGAGCCGTTCGAGGCCCTCGTCGAGTCGGTCGCCAACCGGGTCGGAGCGGTCAATCGGGCCGCCGTCGCCGGTATCGATCCTGACGATCCCGATCCCGACGATCTCTCGACGCCGGCGAGCTACGGCGGGCTCGAGAACGAGGCCGGGACCGACTCGACGACTGATCCCGACGGGACATCAGCCGAGGCCGACCCGGACATCTCGGTCGACGGCGACGCGTCGAGCGCCGAGACGACGAACGCGGACGAACGGGACACTGAGGACGATTCGGATGGAGCGGAACCTTCACTCGGCGGGCTGGACGTCTCCGATCGCGGCTAGCCCGTTACAGCGGTCGGAGCGGTCAGCAGTCAGCCTAGTTGATGGACGGTGGCTGCTGTTGACAACCGGGCGGTCGGTACCAACACGCTCCGAAAGCGAGCGCTTACGGTGTAGGCTTCCGCGTCGACTCGAGTTCGTCGAACAACTCGCACACTCGAGTCTCGATCTCGTCGCGGACCTCGCGCACCGTCTCGTGATCGCTTCCGTGTGGGTCCTCGAGCCCCGGTCGCGGTTCTCGCCGCTCCAGGTCGCCGGACAGACCCACTCGGCCGAACAGCCCATCGTCACGACGTACTCGCAGTCTTGCAGTTCCTTCTGGGTGATCTCACGGGGTGTCCGATCCCCGAGGTCGATCTCACGCGCGGCCATGACATTGACGACTTCTTCGTGGACCCGCTCGGCTGGCTGTATACCGCCGGTTACGACGGTGATCGTATCCTCGAGATTCCGGTTTGCGCGTTCGCGTTCGCCGAAGGCAGCAGCCATCTGACTTCGTTCAGCGTGCTGGACGCAGACAAACGCGACGTTCATGTGGTATGGGAGACGCACCCGGTGAAAACGCGTTCCGGTAGGGCTCGAGTCATTTTTCGGTCCGGCCTGAGAGAGTCGCTCGGCGGTCGAACGCCGCGCCCGGGAGTTGTTCGACGACCTCGAGACGGGCCGCTGAGAGGTACCACGATTCGGACACCGAGACGCAGATCCGGACACCGTGTGGTACACTCTCTCGCTGCGTATTCGGGGGTCGGAGCGCGAGTATAGCTCGCAACCTTTATCAAGCGCACGACGGAACCTCTACCTAAGATTACTTACCGTCTTATGGCAGGAACTCAACAACCGGAGGTGAACATCGGGCTCGTCGGTCACGTCGACCACGGCAAGACGACGCTAGTCCAGGCGCTCAGCGGCTCCTGGACCGACCAGCACTCAGAGGAGATGAAACGCGGGATCTCCATCAGGCTGGGCTACGCGGACGCGACGTTTCGTCACTGCGAGGGAGCCGAGGAACCCGAATGTTACACCGTCGAGGAGGAGTGTCCGGACGGCTCCGAAAGCGAGCCGCTTCGGACCGTGTCGTTCGTCGACGCCCCGGGTCACGAGACCCTGATGGCGACGATGCTCTCGGGTGCATCGCTGATGGACGGCGCCGTCCTGGTCGTCAGCGCCAGCGAGTCCGTCCCCCAGCCCCAGACCGAAGAGCACCTGATGGCGCTCGACATCATCGGCATCGACAACATCGTCATCGCTCAGAACAAGGTCGACCTCGTCGATAGCGAGACGGCTCGAGACAACTACGAACAGATCCAGGAGTTCGTCGAAGGGACGGTCGCCGAAGGCGCGCCAGTCGTTCCTGTCTCGGCCGGCCAGGAGGTCAACATAGACCTGCTGATTCAGGCGATCGAGGAGGAGATTCCGACGCCGGAGCGGGATCCCAACGCCGACCCACGGATGCACGTCGCCCGCAGTTTCGACATCAACAAACCGGGGACGACCTACGAGGATCTCGCCGGTGGTGTCCTCGGCGGCAGCCTGGTGCAGGGCGAGCTCTCGGTCGACGACGAGATCGAGATCAAGCCCGGTCGCGAGGTCGAAGAGGGTGGCCAAACCGAGTACGTCCCGATCGAGACGACGATCCGCTCGTTGCAAGCCGGCGGCGAGACGGTCGACACGGTCAGCCCGGGCGGCTTACTCGGCGTCGGTACCGGACTCGATCCGGCGCTGACGAAAGGCGACGCGCTGGCCGGCCGACTGGCCGGTCCGCCGGGCTCGCTCCCGCCGACGTGGCAGGAGTTCACGATGGAGGTCGACCTGCTCGAGCGCGTCGTCGGCGCGGAAAGCGGCGAGACGGTCGACGAGATCAGCACCGGCGAGCCCCTGATGATGACCGTCGGGACGGCGACGACCGTCGGCGCGGTCACCAGCGCTCGCGAGGGTGAGTGCGAGGTCAACCTCAAACGACCCGTCGCCGCCGAACCAGGGGCAAAGATCGCGATCAACCGCCGCATCGGCGCGCGCTGGCGGCTGATCGGGCTCGGAACGCTCACGGAGTAACGCCGACGGAAGACGAATGAGCACGCCGACGCGGGTCGCACTCGATACGAGTGCCCTCATGATGCCGGTCGAACTCGACGTCCGGTTGTTCGACGAACTCGATCGACTCGTCGACGCCTACGAGCCGACGATCCCACAGGCCGTCGTCGAAGAACTCCGCCGCCTCTCCGAGAAGGGCGGCACCGAGGGAACGGCCGCGAACGTCGGGCACGACCTGGCGACCGAACGCTGTCTCGTCGTCGACACGGAGGCGTCGTACGCCGACGACGCGCTGGTCGAACTCGCCCGCGAGGGAGGAGTCGACTACGTCGTCACGAACGACCGCCCGCTGGGCGACCGGATACTCGCGGCGAGCGTACCGGTAATTGCATTACGCGGGAGAAACAAGTTAGCGATCACTCAACCATAGATGTACAAGCGGGTCACCTTAACGGACACGGTAGAAGTACCGCCCGAGGAGCTCGGCGACGTCTCGCCGAACCTCGTGAAGCGACTGCTGCAGGACAAACTCGAGGGACGCATGGACGAACAGGTCGGCAGCGTCGTCTCGGTCACCAACGTCCACGACATCGGTGAAGGGACGGTGTTGCCGAACCGGCCGGGCGTCTACTACGAAGCGGAGTTCGACGCCGTCACGTTCGATCCACAGATGCAGGAAGTGGTCGACGGCACCGTCGTCGAAGTCGTCGAGTTCGGTGCTTTCGTCGGGATCGGTCCCGTCGACGGACTCCTCCACGTCTCCCAGATCAGCGACGAGTACCTCGCCTACGACGGCGAGAACCAGCAGCTCGCCTCGAACGAATCTAATCGGACGCTGGGCGTCGACGACGCCGTCCGCGCACGGATCGTCACCAAGAGCATCGACGAGCGCAACCCGCGCGACTCGAAGATCGGCCTGACGGCCAAACAGCCGGGGCTCGGCAAGCACGGCTGGCTCGAGGACGACCACGAGAAGCAAGAAGCGGCTGCGGGTGAATAACCATGGCATCGGATCGGCTCGTCTGTCGCGAGTGCCACCGGGTCAACGAACCGGACAACGAGACCTGCGACGCCTGTAACTCCTCGTCGCTGACCGAGGACTGGGCCGGCTACGTCGTTATCGCCCACCCCGAGGAGAGTCAGATCGCGACCGAGATGCAGGTCACCGAATCCGGCGCGTACGCGCTGAAAGTTCGGTAACCGTGACTCGCGACGACACCGCAGACTCCGGGTCCGCCGGTACCGGCCCGGAGTCAGATGATACCGGCGACCAGCTACTGGTTCTCCCCGACGACCTTCGGCACGAACTCAAAGAGCCGATGGGTCCGGTCGAAACCGACGCCGACGTGCTGCTCGAGGCCGTCGACGGCCCGTTGATCGCCGTCGGCGACGTCGTCACCTATCACTTCCTGCAGGCCGGCCGCGCGCCAGATGTCGCGGTGGTCGACGAACGAACCAAACGATCGGCCGTCGACGAGGAGATCCGGGAGACCGTCACCGAATCGACCAGCCTCGAGGCCGTAAACCCGCCCGCGGAGCTCTCGGCCGAGATGATCGAGGCACTTCGCGAGGCCATGACGAGCGACGAGCCGACGACCATTTTGGTCGACGGTGAAGAGGATCTGGTCGCCTTGCCCGCGATCGTCGCCGCGCCTGAGGGTGCGAGCGTCGTCTACGGCCAGCCCGACGAGGGGATGGTCCACGTGAAAGTGAGCGACGAGCACCGAACCGAGATGCGCGCGTTGCTCGAGCGTTTCGAGGGCGATACGGAGCGATTCTGGACGTTGCTCGAGGGCGACTGACCGACTGATTTTCGGCGTCCCGATTCTTACGGCTTATCCGCCGTTGCCGAGCGCCGCCTCGAACACGCGCTGAGCCCGGCCGTAGGCCGCGTTCCGATCCACGATCGGGTCCGGGTAGTCGGGCGCGAGGTCGGCCCGAACGTCGGCAGGAAGCGTCGGCCACTCGATCAGTTGGTCGGCTGGCACCGACTCGAGTTCCGGCACGTACTCGCGGATGAACGCGCCTTCGTCGTCGTACTTGGCGAGTTGGGCGACCGGATCGAAGATGCGAACGTCGACGGAGTCCGTGCCCGTGGAAGCGATCCATTGCCAGCTGCCGGCGTTCGTCGCCGGATCGTGGTCGACGAGTCGGTCACGGAAGTGGGCAGCACCGATCCGCCAGTCGATCAGGAGGTGTTTCGTCAGGAAGCTCGCGACGACCTGTCGGGGCCGGTTGTGGACGTATCCCTCGCGCTCGAGCTGGCGCATTCCGGCGTCGACGAGCGGGTACCCTGTTTCGCCGCGCTTCCAGGCCGCCAGCTCCGCGTCATCGTTGCGCCACGCAATCTCGTTCGGCGGGTCGTTGTAGTTCTCGCTCGCCAGCTCGGGGAATTCGTACAGGAGGAGGTAGTTCCACTCTCGCCAGGAGAGTTCGGAGCCGTATTTTTCGACGTTCCGTCGCTCGCGGCCGTCGACCGACTCGAAGACGTCGGTGACGGCCGCCCAGACCTCCCGGATGCCGATCGTCCCGCCGGCCAGATGCGGCGAGAGTCGGGAGACAGCGTCGGTTGGCTCTGCTACGGCCGCCTCGAGATCGTCTCGTCGGTCCTTGTATTGCGTGATGCCGGACGCACAGAAGGCGTCGAGTCGGTCCCGTGCTGCCGCGGTGCTGGCTTCGGGGAGGTCGATAGCTGTGTCGGTCACCGAGATCGGTTCGTCGTCGCTAATCGAGGCGAGGTCCTCAGCCGTCGGCTCGGCTGCCGGCTCCGGTTTCGGCCGTCGCTGCCAGTCGGCGTGGAACTGGCTGTAGGTCGGATAGCGCGACTCGAGCGTCGTTGGATCGACGAGGACGGAATCGACGTGCGAGGACGAGCCGACGTTCAGGGCGGATTCGACGGCGCGCGCCTGTTCTCGGCGGGTCGGTTCGAAACACTCGTTGGAGACAACGTGGTCGGCATCGTACGCCGCACTGAGGGAGGGGAGGACCTCGGCAGCGGAGCCGGTTCGAACAACGAGGTCGCTTCCACGGTCCCGGTACTGCTCTCTGAGCGTTCGAAGCGCGCGATCGACGAACGCTCGCTTGCGCTCGCCGAGGGTCGCGGTTACTATCGGGTCGATAACGAACACGGGGACCACGGGGCCGTCGTCTCGACTGGCCGCGGCGGCCAGCCCGCAGTTGTCGGCGAGCCGTCGGTCGCGCCGGTGCCAGAACAGATTCATGTCTCGGCTAGCGACTCGAGGAGGTATAGTAGCCACTGGAAGTCAGTGCACACCCGATCGCACGACCGCTATGCGATCGGTGTGTAAATAGTTGCAGTTGTTACTATAATGCCCTCGGCCACCGGAAGGGGTGGCCTGAATCGACCCTCGTTACTCGACGACCGTGTGCTCGAGGGTGCCGATCCCCTCGATTTCGAGTTCCACGGTCGAACCGTCCTCGAGCCACTTGCCCAGTTCCAACCCACAGCCCTCGCCGACGGTCCCGCTTCCGATAACGTCGCCGGGATGGAGTGTCTCGGACTGAGAAACGTGTTCGATGATGTCCGCAAAGGAATGGTACATCTCGTCGACCGTTCCTTCGGACCAGACCTCGCCGTCGATCCGGGCGGTCATGGGTGCCTCGAGGACGTCGATATCGTCCGCGGGGACGAAGTAGGGCCCCAGTCCGTTCGCGAAGTCTTTCCCCTTTGCCGGCCCGAGTCGTCCCTTCATCTCCCGGCCCTGGATGTCGCGGGCGCTGAAGTCGTTGAAGACGGTGTAGCCGGCGATGTACTCTTCGGCCTCGTCAGCGGGAATGTCCCGACCCCGTTTCCCGATCACGGCCGCGATCTCGAGTTCGTAGTCCATGATCGACGAATACGCGGGCCACTGGATCGTCTCGCCGGGCGCGACGACGCTGTCGGCGTTGCCCTTGTAGTACACTGGCAACTCGTACCAGACGTCGTCGATCTCGCCGTCCATGCTGTTCTGGACGTGCTCTTCGATAGCCATGAAGTCGCGCAGCGAGTTCGGTCGGGGAAGCGGCGCGAGCAGGTCGTACTCCCCGGGTTCGTACCGAATAATGGCCCCGCCGGGACCGCGCTTGGCGTCGGTTTCGGCCGCGTACTCGAGGGCGTCTCTCGCGTCATCGATCGCTCTATCGCCGCGCTCGAGGAAGGCGATCATCTCCGGCGGGACGCGGGCGCGGGCGAGGTCGGCGGGTTCGGGTTCGCCCTCGGCCTCGAGGGCCGCGCCGTAGGCTGCGGTGAGATCGACGAGGGTGGCCTGTCCAGCGGATGTGTCCTCGTCCTCGGCCGTCTCAGCGACGGCTCCGATACGTTCGACGGGTCCGACCGCCGTTTTGACTTCGAAGGTAGCGAGTTTCATGCGGTGTCACCTCCGGCGTCCGCCTCGATAAACGCAACCGGTCGAACCCAGCCCGCGCTGCCGTTCTCGATCGTGATCGGGAACGCGACGATCGGGATATCGGTCCTGCGTGGCAGTTCGTCGAGGTTCGCCATCTTCTCGATCTGGCAGTACTCGACCTCGCGACCGGCGAAGTGGGCCGGCCACAGCTCCTCCGACTCGCCCGATTCGACGTACCGCTCACCCATCGCGGTAAAGGGCTTGTCGAAGCCGTAGGCGTCCGTGCCGATCACTTTCACGCCCTGCTCGACGAGGAATTTGGTCCCTTCGGCGCTCATGCCGGGGAACTGGGTGAGATACTCCGGCTGACCCCACAGCTCGTCGGCCCCCGTCTGGATCAGGACGATCTCGCCGGGCGAGAGCTCGTGGTCCAGGTCGTCGAGAGCGTCCTCTATATCCGCCACCGAAATCTCCTCGCCGGGATCCATCCACCGGAAGTCGAGCACGACTGCGTTGCCGCGACACCACTCGAGTGGCACCTCCTCGATCGTCTTCGCCGGTTCGCCGTCGACCTCGGGTCCGTAGT
Above is a window of Natronorubrum tibetense GA33 DNA encoding:
- a CDS encoding cyclase family protein, producing MSGLLTADDATLIDLSIGLEDDPPSEPMPPSIDAFDHEAGAERLAENLSGLGHDVEASDFPDEMGLAWEDLAVIPHAGTHMDAPWHYGPEVDGEPAKTIEEVPLEWCRGNAVVLDFRWMDPGEEISVADIEDALDDLDHELSPGEIVLIQTGADELWGQPEYLTQFPGMSAEGTKFLVEQGVKVIGTDAYGFDKPFTAMGERYVESGESEELWPAHFAGREVEYCQIEKMANLDELPRRTDIPIVAFPITIENGSAGWVRPVAFIEADAGGDTA